A region of the Lycium barbarum isolate Lr01 chromosome 1, ASM1917538v2, whole genome shotgun sequence genome:
AGCTAGAACTTACAAGAAATAgccactggaaaaaaaaaaaaaacaacttaaaGCTGTTAACTAGCAGAACAACTAGTAACAAGCCTTCTACAATCAGGATAACAATTAAGCTTTTCTAGCAGGGGCTCGGCTTCCATTTACTATGCTTTTGGCCAGCAATGCAAGACACATGTTACTACAGAAATATGCAGCAAGACAAAAGTTAGtaaaaaaattgattttcatAACAGATGGGATAAATTAAAGAAGTGTTGAACTGGCTTACCATCAGCTTTAGTAGTCCTACCATATAAGAACTTGGAGACGGTCACATCCAAGTGCtttcttttatttgttttttaatattcATAGCTGAAACCCTAAGTGAGTCGATGCAGTCAGATAGTTTAATAATTCGCAGAGTTGGAATATCCACCAAGATAGGAGGGATCTCCTTGAAGTAGTAACAACCTCTTAAAGTTAGCTTCTCAAGCATGGGAAAGGATTCCTCTGAAGCTTTCCAGTCTTCCATAAACAACCTCCATAATGTCAAGTGTCTGAGTGCAGGGAAAACATATTCAACATCCCAGCAATAGTACTGTGATTTCCCCGAAGGAAATCCACCCACTAATTTGAGACTCTCAAGCTTCTGCTATGTTACGATGTTTGAAACTATTGCTTTCGTTAAGAAACTGCCTCGAATGTGCAAATGCCTAAGATTTGAAGAGAAGACAAAGTAGCTCTCCCATCCATCTGAATTCGAGAGTGCCAACGTGTTTATGATCAGTTCAAGAGATAGAAGCTGAGTATGAACTTCCAATATGGGAAACAAAGGACAGCTAGGTAAATCAGAGGCATCTGAGTTGTTCAATATTCGGAAACATCCACCAGAACCTTGGAGTCCTATCATCCACACGTATACGATGAGCGCACAATGTCTTCAAGTTCTCTAGCATAGTTGTTGAAGATTCTTCAAAAATTGATCGATCATTGTCTTCCCATAACAAGGACAACTTGGTTATATTCACATTCCTTAGCTTCATCATTTTCCAGATAGCTGCAGGCCATGTCCACAGAAAATTAGATGAATGAACCACTAGAGTTAGAAGATCGAGTAGGTGAGATATCCACTTGATAGTCTGTTGTTGTTCCTCCTTGCTGATATTCTGCTCTTTGTGTTTGTTGGTGTTGTGCTTCATTTTGGGTAGTGCTGGGGGTTGCCTTATTCTTCCTAGATTATTTGTCACCCCTATTTTCCTTAGGATGTTGTTCCTGTTTCATCCTTGGCAGTAGCGGTGTTCTCTGTGGGTGTGGAGGTATTAGCTTTGTTTTGTTTCATTTCTGTCCCACCTTTAGGAAAAAGGCATTTTGATCTAAGTAATAATAGGGACAGTTTTTGACCAAATTTTTAAAGGAGGACATTTTCGTTCAATTTTGCATAGTTTAAGGGCATttcttacccttttttttttataagggcATTTCTTACTCCTTTAGGGAAAATATGTTAAAATCCCCCTGAAGTACACATGTTCTGTCACTTTCATACTTTAACTATTGAGTGTTCACAGTACCCCTAAATTATAATTTTTCGTATTTAAAACTCATGGACCAAGTGGCATAGAGAGCGACATTCTTCTGAGATTGATGCGTTAAAATTAATAACACGTGATACAACAACTCATGATATTACCCCGGCATTTGTGCCAAGCCATGCAATGGTTCATGCATCTTTAGCCGCAGGTCAGCTTGTGGCTCAAATGAGTGCACCTTTGAATGTAAGTGTTCCGAATATTCAGTTGACCCCTACTAATATTCTTCATGCTTTAGTGTCACACGATATGGAAAATTTGAATGATATGGATAATCCTACTAAAAGGAAGCCTATTGAAATTGTGGCCAAGAGGTACGAGCCAGGAGCTTTAGTGGAAGATCCTTTGGAAGCTTTTGATGGTGATTTGGGCTTTGACATATTTGATGAAGAAGATGAGAATGAAATATTGGATGAATATTTTGCTAAGGTGGCTAGGGATGGAGATCTTTCACCTAGGCAACAAAGGAGCGGATTCAAGACAAAGAAGACTCATGGAAGAAAACATAGTTGGGATGGTAAAATGTCTAAGGAGGTTGTTCTAAGGCAACTGCCAATGAGAGTGGCAAAATAGAAGGAGACAAGGTTAAACTACATCAACAAGGCCTAATGGATCCAAGAAGATTTGATGAAATATCAAGAGATTTTGAAGTTGTTGGAAGAAGAAGACAAGGCGAAGAATCAGATTTTTATCGGGCTACATCTCCTTGAAGAATTCacagttccaaaaaaaaaaagggtctgACTCTATATTCTTGCTTATTTTAATAGTTCACTATTTAAGTATTATCAGTTGTAATATCGTCATAGAGTATTTTATAAATTCTGTGATGATCATAGAATATTTAGTTCTTTCTTCTTCTTATCTTTTACATGCGTGTTAGTTAGTAGAGGTTTGTACGCCTCaataggattagtaaggtaaggcCTAGCCCCCTTGATTGTACTTTTTCCTTTGCGTTTTGCTAttattatataaataaaaaactAGCCCTAGGCACTCCACCtagtggttaaaaaaaaaaaaaaaaaactcatgatATTAGAAGTAGACTTCTATTTAGAATTTTAGATGATGTGATAATATAGAAGTTGGTATGAAATAACATACaatactaaaagtgggaagctcTTAACTTTAAAGTTGGATTATGCTTTTGCCCTGCAATAAATCAAAATGTAATAAAACATCTAATTAAATATTAAATAgttaattgtttaattacttcAAAAGTTAAAAACTAAATTACCCCTTATCCAAAAATAAGATTACCctccactaaaaaaaaaaaaaaaccctcaaGTTGTTACGCAATCCTTGACCAAAAACAACTGAAACCTATCGAGTTTAACAATGGAGAAGCCACCATCAGATTTACAATGGAGGAGATTGCGCAATACACAGTAGAAGAAGGTTTACATCAAGCATTGGTACTAGAATTTTCTTATGGACAACCTAACATGAATGAGTTACGCAAGTTACTCCCAAAAATATTGGGCGTGAAAGGGAAATGCTTAGTAGGGTGGCTGGCTAGACGACATGTCTTGATCAGATTTGACAAATATGAAGAGTTTGTTCTTGCCGCAACCAGGTTCGTCAATTATTTGCATTGTAATGGTGAAGAATTTCTATTTAGGGTGTTTCCATGGTCTATAGGATTTAATCCCAAAGAAGAAACATCAAGGGCTTTTACATGGATATCGTTGCCGAATCTGCCTCCTGAATTGTTTGCCGAAAAATCATTACTTTCTATCGCTTCGGCAGTAGGTAAACCTATTGCTATTGATAAGGCAACACAAGAAAAATCGAGGCCTAGCACAGCAAGACTGAAGGTTGAACTCGACTTGCTTGACAAGCATCCCAATCACATTAGAGTTCAATATATAGATGAGAAATCTGGAAAGGTAATGGAACATGTTCAAGAGTTTGTGTTTGGTAATCTGCCATTATTTTGCTGCTATTGTAAACATCAAGGTCATGAAGAGAATGGTTGTCGATTGATGTTGGGAAAAAATGTAGATAAAAATCAGAATGTTACCGGGAATAACGTAAAAACTGTGGAGAAATATCAAGAAGATGCAAGGGAGATTATAAATGCTAAATTGAGGAATAATAATGCA
Encoded here:
- the LOC132616506 gene encoding uncharacterized protein LOC132616506, translated to MEEIAQYTVEEGLHQALVLEFSYGQPNMNELRKLLPKILGVKGKCLVGWLARRHVLIRFDKYEEFVLAATRFVNYLHCNGEEFLFRVFPWSIGFNPKEETSRAFTWISLPNLPPELFAEKSLLSIASAVGKPIAIDKATQEKSRPSTARLKVELDLLDKHPNHIRVQYIDEKSGKVMEHVQEFVFGNLPLFCCYCKHQGHEENGCRLMLGKNVDKNQNVTGNNVKTVEKYQEDAREIINAKLRNNNANGLILDNNGEDAVIGGKTNKV